One stretch of Bacteroidota bacterium DNA includes these proteins:
- the rlmN gene encoding 23S rRNA (adenine(2503)-C(2))-methyltransferase RlmN, with protein MKPSLFGKTPGELESVCLDLGLPKFTARQLSDWLYHKNIRSIDEMSNLSKKTREILENNFSLGLTDPEKVQVSSDGTKKYLYRSLQGRFIEAAYIPEKTRNTLCVSSQVGCKMGCLFCMTARQGFQGNLSAGEIVNQIRSLPEKDNLTNIVYMGMGEPLDNLDEVLKSLKILTSDWGFAMGSRRITVSTIGIIPAMKRFLEESTVHLAVSLHTPFEEERKKLMPIENVYPLKKVIETLKSFDLGRQRRISFEYIMFRGLNDTPRHINELVRLLHGLRCRINLIRFHPIPGTPLESSDEQTILDFRNRLTAKGIQTTLRASRGQDIYAACGLLSTKELMKKGEEDF; from the coding sequence ATGAAGCCATCACTTTTCGGTAAAACCCCAGGAGAACTCGAATCTGTTTGTTTAGATTTGGGATTGCCAAAATTCACTGCCCGTCAGCTCAGCGATTGGCTTTATCACAAGAATATCCGTTCCATCGATGAAATGAGCAACCTGTCGAAGAAGACCCGGGAGATCCTGGAAAATAATTTTTCACTAGGGCTGACCGACCCTGAAAAAGTACAGGTATCATCCGATGGCACAAAGAAGTATCTCTATCGTTCGCTTCAGGGAAGGTTTATCGAAGCGGCCTATATTCCTGAAAAGACCAGGAATACACTTTGCGTTTCCTCCCAGGTAGGCTGTAAAATGGGATGTTTGTTCTGCATGACCGCACGTCAGGGGTTTCAGGGAAATCTGAGTGCAGGAGAAATAGTAAACCAAATACGCAGTTTACCGGAAAAAGATAACCTGACCAATATTGTTTATATGGGGATGGGGGAACCGCTCGATAACCTTGATGAAGTATTGAAAAGCTTAAAAATACTGACTTCCGATTGGGGTTTTGCGATGGGCTCCCGCAGGATAACTGTCTCTACTATCGGTATTATTCCTGCGATGAAGCGCTTCCTGGAAGAATCTACAGTTCATCTTGCGGTTAGTCTTCATACACCATTTGAGGAGGAAAGAAAAAAGCTGATGCCCATTGAAAATGTCTATCCCCTGAAAAAGGTCATAGAAACCCTGAAGTCGTTTGATCTTGGTCGGCAAAGAAGAATATCATTCGAATATATAATGTTCCGCGGACTGAACGATACTCCCCGTCATATCAACGAACTGGTGCGCTTATTACATGGTCTTCGCTGCAGGATCAATCTGATCCGCTTTCATCCCATCCCGGGAACTCCCCTGGAATCCTCCGATGAACAAACCATCCTGGATTTCAGAAACAGGCTCACAGCAAAAGGTATACAAACCACCCTGAGAGCCTCACGGGGACAGGATATTTACGCAGCATGCGGATTGCTATCGACAAAAGAGCTAATGAAAAAAGGAGAGGAAGATTTTTAG